The nucleotide window TAATATTTCATCTAAATAAGCTCTTTTTTGACGCTTGCTTACTGCATCTTGGCTAATACCAATAAGTTTTGCCAATTCTGCTTGTATCATAGTAGGGTTTTCTATGCTAAGTTTTACAATTTCAGCCGAATTCGTAGTCCAGTTATCCATTGCAATCAATGCAAGTTTAAAATATAAGTTCAACTCTTCATTAAGTACAAAATCTCTGGTCTTAACCTTTAGATTTACCTTTTCTTTTTTTAGGGTTTCAAAAGTTTCTCCAGAATGTACAAATGCCTCACCATTAGATTCACTTACGGTGTTGCCTTCGTGATCTTTCGTTCCGATACCGATAGACATTCTTACATCTAAACCTTTGATAGTTTTAATGCAGGATTTTATATATACAGCATTTATAAAACTATCATAAATATCTCTGCATTCATATTGAAAGCTGTCTCCACGATAAATTTCATAGTAGGATTTATTAGATGATAGTGTATTAAGAGCATATTTCAATTGCTCCATCCAAATATTTTGATCCTTAAGATTTCTGGATTTGATGATGTCTCCAGTTATAACACTAGTCATAGTATCATTATTTACTTCAAATATATGCCTTAAAAATGGAATAAACAAAAATATTCCCTTAAAAAGGAATATTTTTAATTATGCTTTTAAAAAGGAATACTTAAATATCATCTTCTGAAGCTCTTTTAATAATACTTTCAGGAAGCGCTTTTTTGGCTTTGGCACCCATTTTCTTAATTTTTTCTACTCTAGAGATAAGGTTGCCTTTACCTTCAACCAATTTGTTCATCGCAGCAGAGTAATCGCTTTTGGCTGCATCAATCTTTTTACCAACACCAGTTAAGTCAGACACTAAACCTTCAAACTTATCATACAATGCACCTGCTTGCTTGGCAATTTCTATAGCATTTTGCTGTTGCTTTTCGTTGTTCCACATGGTGTCAATGGTGCGCAATGTAGCTAAGAGGGTAGAAGGGGTAACGATAACAATATTTTGTTCAAAAGCTTTGTTGTAGAGTGTGTTGTCTTCATTAATAGCAACTGCAAAAGCAGGTTCTATTGGGATAAACATCAACACAAAATCAGGCGACTCAATATCATATAAATCCTGATAGTTTTTAGACGATAACTGATCTACATGTTTTTTAATTGAATTTACATGTGCTTTTAAATAGAGCGCACGTTCGTCATCTTCGGCATTAACCAAACGTTCATAATCGGTTAGCGATACTTTAGAGTCTATAATCATTTTTTTGTTATCCGGAAGATGCAAAACCACATCTGGCATAACACGAGTGCCATCTTCGCGCTGAAAGTTTTGTTGTACAAAATATTCACGGTCTTTTTCTAAACCAGACTTTTCTAGAACACGTTCTAATACCAGTTCGCCCCAGTTTCCTTGAGTTTTACTATCTCCTTTTAAAGCTTTGGTTAGGTTGGTTGCTTCTTTTGCCATTTGTTGATTAAGATCTTTAAGACCCAACAATTGCTCTTTTAAAGCAGAGTGCATACTTATGCTTTCCTTTTGAGAATCCTCGACTTTCTTTTCAAAGGTTTTTATCTTTTCTTCAAGTGGATTGAGAATGTTTTTAATGTTTTCTTTATTCTGAATAGTGAATTTCTCTGACTTTTCATCTAGAATTTTAGAGGCCATCAATTCAAAATCTTTTCTAAGCTGCTCTTGTTGTTTGGCAAGTTCTTCGTCTCGTTTTAAGTTCTGTTCCTGAAGATTCTCATACTCTGTATTTTTTCGAGATAATTCAGAATTTAATAATTCTTTTTCTCTTCTTATTTCTTCTCGTTCCGTTTCAATTTTAGAAATGTTAGCTTTTAAATCTTGTATTTGTTGATTAAAAAGAATATTCTGCTTTTGGTGTTCTGCCTCTGAGTATTGCTTTATGTCTTCTAACTGTTTGTTAAGATTGGCGTTACGTTCTTCTAAAGCGCTGGTGCTACTTTTACTCTTTAGTTGAGAGAACTTTAAGCCAAGAAAAGCACCAATTGCAGCAGAAACAATGATGGCGATAAATAAAATGAGTGTGTCGTTCATATTTGTAAAAGAGAATTTATCAAAGATACATTTTTAGTATGAAGTAAGTAGTATGAAGCTCAAAGATGAAAAGACTATTTCTTCACTCTAAAACTTCCAGAAGTATTATCAAAAGAAATTAAATCATCAGGAAAAAGGGATTCAAAAATACCTTTTGAAATTAAGTTACATGGCTGATCATAAACAACATTTTCTTTTCGCATGACGATCATGGTGTCACAAAGTTGAATGGCTAAGTCAATTTCGTGAGATGAAAATAAAATGGTTTTACCTGTTTCTTTAGTTAATTTTTGAAGCAATTTTAAAATATAGGCTTTGTGATACATGTCTAAATGTGTAGTGGGTTCATCCAAAACAATGATATCTGTGTCTTGCGCTAAGGCACGTGCAATCATTACTTTTTGTAGTTGTCCATCACTTAGTTCGTAGCATTTTTTGTTTCTAAGTTCTATAATATTAACCAGCTTAAAGGCGTTTTCAACGATCTCAACATCTTTTGAGGTTAAACTGCCTATCCAATTGGTGTAAGGATGTCTTCCCAATGCGATGAGTTCGTATACAGAGAGATTTTTTGAAGTTAATGCTTCGGTTAAAACAATACTTAGTTGTTTAGCTAGGTCTAAAGAGGATATCGATTTTAAATCTGTATCATTTAAAAGTACTGTTCCAGATAGTGCAGGTTGAACTTTAATGAGCGTTCTTAAAAGTGTAGATTTACCAATACCGTTTGCACCAACCAAACCGATAAGTTGTTTGTTTTCTAATTCAAAATTGATATTTTCCGAAATGACCGTTTCTCCCTTTTTGGTCTTATAACCAATAGAGAGGTTTTTGGCTTTTAGGATGGTATGTCGTTTTTCTTTTTTCATTTTATAAGGACCTGCTAGGTTTTAAAACCTGCAAGGTCTACTAACTTTTCTAAAACATCATTTTTCGTTGTCTAACCAATAACCAAATCACAACAGGTGCACCAACCAAAGCGGTTATGGCATTAATAGGTAAGGTGTAATCACTACCTGGAACTTGCGCTATACTATCGCAAATAAGCATAGTAATTGCACCAAACAAAAATACCGCTGGTAAAAGAATTTTGTGATTAGAGGTTTTAAAAATTTGACGTGTTAAATGCGGAATGGCCAAACCAATAAATGCAATTGGACCTGCAAATGCCGTAATGGTTCCTGCAATTAAACTTGTAGCTAGTATAATTATAAACCGACTTTGTTTTAAATTAATACCTAAACTTTTGGCATAATTTTCACCAAGTAATAAGCTGTTCAATGACTTTATCGAAATCATACTCAAAATTATCCCAACAAGATATATGAAGAAGAAAATGCTGAGTTCCTTCCAAGATAGATTACTTAAGCTACCAAAACCCCAAAACACGTATTGTTGTAATTGCTCTGCAGAACTAAAATACGATAACACACTTACCACTGCAGCAGTAATGCTTCCAAACATTAAGCCTATAATAAGTATGGCCATGGTGTCTCTAACTTTATGCGATACAGCTAAAACCGCTAATAATACCAGAAAACTACCAAGACTGGCAGCAATGACAATACTCCATTTTGAAATTAAGGCCGTCGCAA belongs to Winogradskyella sp. J14-2 and includes:
- a CDS encoding FecCD family ABC transporter permease — its product is MLVVILITCFFINISLGSVNIPLRSIIGSLFGNIDNTTWDVIITNYRLPKAITSILVGSGLGVSGLLMQTLFRNPLAGPFVLGITSGASLGVALIILGSGLFGGFFATALISKWSIVIAASLGSFLVLLAVLAVSHKVRDTMAILIIGLMFGSITAAVVSVLSYFSSAEQLQQYVFWGFGSLSNLSWKELSIFFFIYLVGIILSMISIKSLNSLLLGENYAKSLGINLKQSRFIIILATSLIAGTITAFAGPIAFIGLAIPHLTRQIFKTSNHKILLPAVFLFGAITMLICDSIAQVPGSDYTLPINAITALVGAPVVIWLLVRQRKMMF
- a CDS encoding SatD family protein, whose amino-acid sequence is MTSVITGDIIKSRNLKDQNIWMEQLKYALNTLSSNKSYYEIYRGDSFQYECRDIYDSFINAVYIKSCIKTIKGLDVRMSIGIGTKDHEGNTVSESNGEAFVHSGETFETLKKEKVNLKVKTRDFVLNEELNLYFKLALIAMDNWTTNSAEIVKLSIENPTMIQAELAKLIGISQDAVSKRQKRAYLDEILELDKLYRQKIDQP
- a CDS encoding ABC transporter ATP-binding protein; this translates as MKKEKRHTILKAKNLSIGYKTKKGETVISENINFELENKQLIGLVGANGIGKSTLLRTLIKVQPALSGTVLLNDTDLKSISSLDLAKQLSIVLTEALTSKNLSVYELIALGRHPYTNWIGSLTSKDVEIVENAFKLVNIIELRNKKCYELSDGQLQKVMIARALAQDTDIIVLDEPTTHLDMYHKAYILKLLQKLTKETGKTILFSSHEIDLAIQLCDTMIVMRKENVVYDQPCNLISKGIFESLFPDDLISFDNTSGSFRVKK
- the rmuC gene encoding DNA recombination protein RmuC yields the protein MNDTLILFIAIIVSAAIGAFLGLKFSQLKSKSSTSALEERNANLNKQLEDIKQYSEAEHQKQNILFNQQIQDLKANISKIETEREEIRREKELLNSELSRKNTEYENLQEQNLKRDEELAKQQEQLRKDFELMASKILDEKSEKFTIQNKENIKNILNPLEEKIKTFEKKVEDSQKESISMHSALKEQLLGLKDLNQQMAKEATNLTKALKGDSKTQGNWGELVLERVLEKSGLEKDREYFVQQNFQREDGTRVMPDVVLHLPDNKKMIIDSKVSLTDYERLVNAEDDERALYLKAHVNSIKKHVDQLSSKNYQDLYDIESPDFVLMFIPIEPAFAVAINEDNTLYNKAFEQNIVIVTPSTLLATLRTIDTMWNNEKQQQNAIEIAKQAGALYDKFEGLVSDLTGVGKKIDAAKSDYSAAMNKLVEGKGNLISRVEKIKKMGAKAKKALPESIIKRASEDDI